A stretch of Halichondria panicea chromosome 1, odHalPani1.1, whole genome shotgun sequence DNA encodes these proteins:
- the LOC135331919 gene encoding uncharacterized protein LOC135331919 yields MSILLLTYPFFTRNQWVLLEFTLMCGEESISRIRDSWTKIVPTLLQMDGEVPTDSEETQSYKALLFIDTQLRPAGVASKAAAAFTLYQVGTDIEEVTAEKTFPEPRLAIFADKSMNGMQAFILGEGKVLFEVLGDSVIDSVISLFATYYAFYVSYPKPSPASGLLLFIQEVLMGVKETSVKKTVRYTHHS; encoded by the exons ATGTCAATTCTTCTTTTGACATATCCTTTCTTCACAAGAAATCAATGG GTGCTGTTGGAGTTCACGCTAATGTGTGGGGAGGAATCCATCTCTCGAATCAGAGATTCTTGGACTAAGATTGTTCCAACTCTGCTGCAGATGGATGGTGAAGTGCCCACTGACTCTGAAGAAACTCAGAGCTACAAGGCACTTCTGTTCATTGACACACAACTCAGGCCCGCAGGAGTAGCCTCTAAAGCTGCAGCTGCTTTTACTTTGTATCAA GTCGGGACTGATATTGAGGAAGTGACAGCTGAAAAGACCTTTCCAGAGCCAAGGCTTGCAATTTTTGCTGACAAGAGCATGAATGGCATGCAAGCGTTCATCCTTGGTGAAGGAAAGGTTCTCTTTGAAGTATTGGGCGACAGTGTCATTGACTCGGTTATCAGCTTGTTTGCAACATACTACGCCTTCTATGTCAGTTACCCCAAGCCATCACCTGCCTCTGGTCTCCTTCTCTTCATACAGGAAGTGTTGATGGGTGTGAAAGAGAcatctgtaaaaaaaacagtGAGGTATACTCATCATTCATAA
- the LOC135331433 gene encoding uncharacterized protein LOC135331433 produces the protein MVNCSVCGKSATKWETLRKHLRKHDVQIDASDPITSDPESCTTTNDDVDDDSLPLVTSAHPKFDRAMFLLRSTSSLALNYSSIEHLCESTQTLMEQTAGQMQQKMLCCLQEKGITVDEVVKKIVTECCNVDEMFSGLSSRALREKYYKQHLNYVEPSPSLLDKNWDWVNDHGKMHLKEVEAKGYYIDLWESLKSLLSNPAVREEIIGKSHVSTDGSMRDICDGDFVKKHPVFRAHPDGLQFLLYHDDIEVCNPLGTSAGVHKFGVFYYIYTLGNIRPVFRSSLQAIQLLGVAKSSDMNQSARDILLRNFVQCMKLLSTDEGYRLELDSGVVVLHGAVVCLCGDIPASNFLGGFKKGVGFALRKSGSVFVRRKI, from the exons ATGGTCAATTGTAGTGTATGTGGCAAGTCAGCAACAAAATGGGAGACTTTGAGGAAGCATTTACGAAAGCATG atgTTCAGATCGACGCAAGTGATCCAATTACAAGTGACCCAGAATCTTGTACAACCACAAATGATGACGTTGACGACGATTCACTACCATTGGTTACATCGGCTCATCCGAAGTTTGACCGGGCCATGTTTCTTCTTCGCAGCACTAGCAGTTTAGCACTTAATTATTCAAGCATCGAACATCTATGCGAATCAACACAGACACTAATGGAGCAAACTGCAGGACAAATGCAGCAGAAAATGTTGTGTTGTCTTCAAGAAAAAGGCATCACTGTGGATGAGGTCGTGAAGAAGATTGTCACAGAATGTTGCAATGTTGATGAAATGTTTAGCGGTTTGTCTTCACGAGCGTTAAGAGAGAAATACTACAAACAGCATCTCAATTATGTG GAACCATCACCATCACTTCTCGACAAGAACTGGGACTGGGTGAATGACCACGGCAAGATGCATCTGAAGGAGGTTGAGGCTAAGGGGTACTACATTGATCTCTGGGAGAGCTTGAAG AGTTTGCTATCAAATCCTGCTGTTAGAGAAGAGATCATTGGAAAAAGTCATGTCAGTACAGATGGTAGCATGCGCGATATCTGTGATGGGGACTTTGTTAAGAAACATCCAGTCTTTCGAGCACATCCAGATGGTTTACAGTTTTTACTGTATCATGATGACATTGAAGTTTGTAATCCTCTCGGAACCAGTGCTGGAGTTCACAAGTTTG GTGTGttttactatatatatacattgggAAACATAAGACCAGTGTTTCGATCATCGCTCCAAGCTATTCAACTACTTGGAGTGGCTAAGTCATCGGACATGAATCAGAGTGCACGTGATATCCTCCTCAGAAACTTTGTTCAATGCATGAAATTGCTTTCAACA GATGAAGGATACAGGTTAGAGCTAGACTCAGGTGTGGTAGTACTTCATGGAGCTGTCGTCTGTCTCTGTGGTGACATACCTGCTAGTAATTTTCTTGGAGGGTTTAAAAAAGGTGTTGGGTTTGCGCTACGGAAATCAGGCAGTGTCTTTGTTCGAAGGAAGATTTAA
- the LOC135331689 gene encoding uncharacterized protein LOC135331689, which yields MHTIFEGVAPRLLKELLVTFINIKKYFTLSELNQSLASHHYGYSELDTKPNTITGSTMEYHIKQKASQMKALIRLFPFIMGGFVPEGDEHWGLLLTLWDICTMVTAFVVTEADASDLAWKVELLLETYVQLYPNSPYVPKMHYLLHLPDELLRFGPPRNTWCMRFESKNKELKGFTSNCFKNVPYSVSVRHQQRYCHLLAVRPGQEMSNFLYKGDEVSSGKSVILDNDLVAPVTQLCGLDHPQLPLVAYRLVSLTFTTSLYQCIHF from the exons ATGCACACAATATTTGAAG GTGTTGCTCCACGTCTCCTCAAAGAGCTTCTTGTTACTTTTATCAATATCAAGAAGTACTTCACCTTGTCAGAGCTCAACCAGTCTCTTGCATCCCACCATTACGGATATTCAGAGCTTGACACCAAACCAAACACAATTACTGGGTCGACAATGGAGTATCATATCAAACAGAAAG CTTCTCAGATGAAAGCACTGATCCGATTATTCCCGTTTATCATGGGGGGCTTTGTTCCAGAGGGCGATGAACACTGGGGTCTTCTCCTAACTCTGTGGGATATCTGCACAATGGTGACCGCATTTGTGGTTACAGAGGCAGATGCTTCTGATCTGGCATGGAAAGTAGAGTTGTTGCTAGAAACATATGTGCAACTCTATCCAAACTCGCCCTATGTTCCAAAGATGCATTATCTTCTGCATCTACCTGACGAACTATTAAG ATTTGGTCCACCACGAAACACATGGTGTATGCGGTTTGAATCCAAGAATAAGGAGTTAAAAGGTTTCACCTCAAACTGCTTTAAGAATGTCCCATACAGTGTGAGTGTCCGACACCAGCAGAGGTATTGTCACCTTCTAGCAGTGCGTCCTGGACAAGAGATGTCAAATTTCTTGTACAAAGGAGATGAAGTATCCTCAG GAAAATCTGTCATTTTGGACAATGATCTGGTAGCACCGGTTACACAACTGTGTGGATTGGACCACCCTCAGCTGCCACTTGTTGCTTATCGGTTAGTTTCGTTAACTTTCACAACAAGCTTGTACCAGTGTATACATTTTTAA